One Candidatus Sulfurimonas baltica DNA segment encodes these proteins:
- the rpsU gene encoding 30S ribosomal protein S21 yields MPGIVLRSDDNFDASYRRFKKQTDRNLIVTEARARRFHETQTEKRKKFLIASRKKMLKRLYMMRRYESRL; encoded by the coding sequence ATGCCTGGTATAGTACTACGTAGTGATGACAATTTTGATGCATCTTATCGTCGTTTCAAAAAGCAGACTGACCGTAACTTAATCGTTACTGAAGCTCGTGCTCGCCGTTTCCATGAAACGCAAACTGAAAAACGTAAGAAGTTCTTAATAGCATCTCGTAAGAAAATGCTTAAGCGTCTTTATATGATGAGACGTTACGAATCACGCCTATAG
- the dnaG gene encoding DNA primase: MITQDSIEALKARLDVVDVVGSYVELKKSGANYKAPCPFHDEKSASFVVSPTKQIYHCFGCGAGGDSIKFTMEYEKLNYPEALEKLASTYNFSLSYTDNKQNKPRSQLMDKLNEWYQNLLTSKPAATQYIKERGIYESSVEKFGIGYAPDTDATINYIKSHLFNMSEAVEMGVVGFDSGRYFARFIERITFPIHSANGSIVGFGGRTITGHQAKYINSPETPFFNKSRLLYAYHHARQEVYKTKEIVITEGYLDVIMLHQAGFTNAVATLGTALTAEHLPLLRKGEPKVIMAYDGDKPGRAAALKASRILSAGGFSGGVVIFSDGLDPADMVKNGKVEELATMFRTPKPFIEFVLEEIISSYNLRDPKAKEACMQDGIGYLKTLSPMLQEKYKSYLASRLGLNPSYVKLTNQTNQANINKIDSSRHRDMWELSLIKTVLEKPELINQILDVLDPSLLQFHSLELALALGGKFDEPKLMAISVDDKIKSLIDEESLKAELIAFLTKHYERELKKVNMQNAVSFEEKAFYIRKFRGKIATLKRGELVAFKS, translated from the coding sequence ATGATTACCCAAGATTCTATAGAAGCCCTTAAAGCACGCCTTGATGTTGTTGATGTTGTAGGCTCTTATGTCGAGCTGAAAAAGTCAGGTGCAAACTATAAAGCACCATGCCCTTTTCATGATGAAAAATCTGCCTCTTTTGTTGTAAGCCCGACAAAGCAGATATATCACTGCTTTGGATGCGGAGCAGGCGGTGACAGCATTAAGTTTACGATGGAGTATGAAAAACTCAACTACCCAGAGGCCTTGGAAAAACTAGCATCAACTTATAATTTTTCACTCTCTTATACAGACAATAAGCAAAATAAGCCACGTTCACAACTTATGGATAAGTTAAATGAGTGGTATCAAAATCTTTTAACCTCTAAGCCAGCGGCAACACAGTATATAAAAGAGCGCGGAATCTATGAGAGTAGTGTTGAAAAATTCGGTATAGGTTATGCACCTGACACTGATGCTACGATAAACTATATAAAATCTCATCTTTTTAATATGAGCGAAGCTGTAGAGATGGGCGTTGTCGGCTTTGATAGCGGAAGATATTTTGCGAGATTTATAGAGAGGATCACTTTTCCTATCCACTCCGCTAATGGCTCTATAGTTGGTTTTGGTGGCAGAACTATAACAGGGCATCAGGCAAAGTATATAAACTCTCCGGAGACTCCATTTTTTAATAAGTCTCGTCTTTTGTACGCTTATCATCATGCAAGACAAGAGGTTTATAAAACAAAAGAGATAGTTATAACAGAGGGGTATCTTGATGTTATTATGCTGCATCAAGCTGGGTTTACAAACGCAGTAGCAACTTTAGGAACAGCTTTGACTGCGGAACATTTGCCACTACTGAGAAAGGGTGAACCTAAAGTTATAATGGCGTACGATGGGGATAAACCAGGACGAGCAGCTGCACTTAAAGCATCAAGAATTCTAAGTGCAGGCGGTTTCAGTGGAGGTGTTGTTATTTTCTCAGATGGACTTGATCCGGCAGATATGGTGAAAAATGGCAAAGTAGAAGAACTTGCGACCATGTTCAGAACACCAAAACCATTTATAGAGTTTGTTTTAGAAGAGATAATCTCAAGCTACAATCTACGTGACCCAAAAGCAAAAGAGGCTTGCATGCAAGATGGAATAGGGTATCTTAAAACTTTATCTCCAATGTTGCAGGAAAAATATAAATCATATTTGGCTTCACGACTAGGATTGAACCCATCATACGTTAAGCTAACTAACCAGACTAACCAAGCTAACATAAACAAGATTGACAGTAGTCGCCACCGGGATATGTGGGAACTCAGTCTTATAAAAACTGTTTTGGAAAAACCAGAGTTAATAAACCAGATATTAGATGTTTTAGACCCATCACTTTTGCAGTTTCACTCTTTAGAGTTGGCACTGGCTCTTGGAGGAAAGTTTGATGAACCAAAGCTTATGGCAATATCGGTGGATGATAAGATAAAATCGCTTATAGATGAAGAGTCATTAAAGGCTGAACTGATAGCTTTTTTAACAAAACATTATGAGCGTGAGTTAAAAAAAGTAAATATGCAAAACGCTGTCTCTTTTGAAGAGAAAGCGTTTTATATTCGTAAATTTCGTGGGAAGATAGCAACACTAAAAAGAGGTGAACTTGTAGCTTTTAAAAGCTAA
- a CDS encoding DEAD/DEAH box helicase, with amino-acid sequence MSFTTLGLSAPLLKAIKEQGYTEPTPIQKQAIPVILERRDILAGAQTGTGKTAGFTLPLLELLSRAKPTKAKHTVRALILTPTRELAAQVGESVELYGKHLPFKSTVIFGGVKINPQITQLRKGVDIIIATPGRLLDHMSQKTVDLRHIEFLILDEADRMLDMGFINDIRKILEVLPKQKQTLLFSATYSDEIKKLSDRLLNSPALIEVARRNTASETVQQAVYHVDQVRKRELLTHLINEGKWKQVLVFTRTKHGANRLTGQLEKDGITAVAIHGNKSQNARTKALADFKKGEVRVLVATDIAARGIDIDQLPHVVNYELPNVSEDYVHRIGRTGRAGNEGEAISLVCVDEHEFLENIEKLIKKDIPKVWLKGFKPDPSIKAEPINQGGGRGARGSNSRQRPQNKPSQRSPRGSSGARGNK; translated from the coding sequence ATGTCGTTTACAACACTCGGTTTATCAGCACCATTATTAAAAGCTATTAAGGAGCAAGGTTACACAGAACCTACTCCGATTCAAAAGCAGGCTATCCCTGTTATATTAGAGAGAAGAGATATACTCGCAGGTGCTCAGACTGGTACCGGCAAAACTGCAGGTTTTACACTGCCACTACTAGAGCTATTAAGCAGAGCTAAACCTACAAAAGCAAAACATACTGTTAGGGCACTTATACTAACACCAACCAGAGAGTTAGCTGCCCAAGTTGGAGAGAGTGTTGAACTTTACGGAAAACATCTTCCATTTAAATCAACTGTAATATTTGGCGGGGTAAAAATAAATCCTCAAATTACACAACTTCGCAAAGGTGTAGATATTATCATCGCAACACCTGGGCGATTGCTAGATCACATGTCGCAAAAAACTGTAGATTTAAGACATATAGAATTTCTTATACTTGATGAAGCAGACAGAATGTTGGATATGGGTTTTATAAATGATATTAGAAAAATATTAGAAGTGCTACCTAAACAAAAGCAGACACTTCTTTTTTCAGCAACTTACTCAGATGAGATTAAAAAACTATCAGACCGCTTGTTAAACTCTCCGGCTCTTATAGAAGTTGCCCGTCGCAATACTGCTTCTGAGACTGTTCAGCAGGCAGTTTACCATGTTGACCAAGTTCGCAAGAGAGAGTTATTGACACACTTGATTAATGAGGGAAAATGGAAGCAGGTTCTTGTCTTTACTAGAACAAAACATGGAGCGAACCGTCTTACAGGGCAACTTGAAAAAGATGGTATTACCGCTGTAGCAATTCATGGAAATAAGAGCCAAAATGCAAGAACAAAAGCACTAGCTGATTTTAAAAAAGGTGAAGTGAGAGTTTTGGTCGCAACAGATATTGCTGCTCGCGGAATAGACATTGACCAGCTTCCACATGTAGTGAATTATGAACTTCCAAATGTCAGTGAAGATTATGTTCACCGTATTGGAAGAACAGGACGTGCAGGCAATGAAGGTGAAGCAATCTCGTTGGTTTGTGTAGATGAACATGAGTTCTTAGAAAATATAGAGAAGCTGATTAAAAAAGATATCCCTAAGGTATGGCTAAAAGGTTTCAAACCTGATCCATCAATTAAGGCAGAACCTATAAATCAAGGTGGTGGTAGAGGTGCTAGGGGTTCAAATTCAAGACAAAGACCTCAAAATAAGCCAAGTCAGCGTTCACCAAGAGGCTCTTCTGGGGCTAGAGGCAATAAATAG
- a CDS encoding argininosuccinate synthase domain-containing protein: MKAIALFSGGLDSTLAIKLIIDQGIEVLAVNINTGFGSTKDRLEHMQSMCEQVGAELKIIDIQSEYLQDVLFDPKHGYGKNFNPCIDCHAKMFTVAKRIMEAEGASFLISGEVMGQRPMSQNKDALQIVLNESNCDGLLLRPLSAKMLAPTIAETNGWVDREKLEGITGRSRDRQMEMVKEIGLDNFESPGGGCLLTDENFAKKMFDFIKYDKFEVRDIPLMKYGRHFRLSDGAKLVVGRNKDENGYLQDIDNAKYYHVKTIGIPGPHAMLSKNASEADKELATKIILTYCKTKEDSNYTISYDDAEVQGSPFISRDEIKPYSIM; encoded by the coding sequence ATGAAAGCAATCGCACTGTTCAGTGGTGGGTTAGACTCAACTTTAGCTATAAAGCTTATTATAGACCAAGGCATTGAGGTTTTGGCTGTAAATATCAATACAGGCTTTGGAAGTACAAAAGACAGGCTTGAACATATGCAAAGTATGTGTGAACAAGTTGGTGCAGAGTTGAAAATTATAGATATTCAGAGTGAATATCTCCAAGATGTTTTGTTTGATCCAAAACATGGTTACGGTAAAAACTTTAATCCATGCATAGATTGTCATGCCAAGATGTTTACAGTTGCAAAACGGATTATGGAAGCTGAAGGTGCTTCATTTCTTATAAGTGGTGAAGTTATGGGTCAGCGCCCAATGAGCCAAAACAAAGATGCACTCCAAATAGTTCTAAATGAGAGTAACTGCGACGGATTGCTTCTGCGCCCTTTGTCTGCAAAAATGTTAGCTCCAACTATTGCTGAGACAAATGGCTGGGTAGATAGAGAAAAACTAGAAGGTATAACTGGCAGAAGTCGTGACAGACAGATGGAGATGGTAAAAGAGATAGGACTTGACAACTTTGAGAGCCCAGGCGGAGGATGTCTTTTAACTGACGAGAATTTTGCTAAAAAAATGTTTGACTTTATTAAGTATGATAAGTTTGAAGTACGTGATATTCCACTTATGAAATACGGTCGCCATTTTCGTCTAAGTGACGGCGCAAAACTAGTAGTTGGAAGAAACAAAGATGAGAATGGTTACTTGCAGGATATAGACAATGCTAAGTACTACCATGTGAAAACAATTGGAATTCCCGGTCCTCATGCCATGCTTAGCAAAAACGCAAGTGAGGCTGACAAAGAGTTGGCGACAAAAATAATTTTAACTTACTGTAAAACGAAAGAGGATAGTAATTATACTATCTCTTATGACGATGCAGAGGTTCAGGGTTCGCCATTTATTTCAAGGGACGAAATAAAACCTTATTCAATAATGTAA
- a CDS encoding flagellar hook-length control protein FliK, giving the protein MISLDIKSEAKTASSPLNLSTPKDEPKLSFSELLKGQSEKKDGKLIQNGALILSLGEQVKESSGSKTVSKADMLISLLKNEDSLDENIEELMELNPKLVSSLSAKEIKTLVFEAKDYLKTKIEGSDDYKKSLIKELPHTLKGLTEVAKKLGIDISKITLEDVKVQSDSKVQSDSKVKTPEIRVDTSHVKDTSQDNKAKVQPLHVKDIPQDKEVKVQPLHVKDTSQDNKAKVQPLHVKDIPQDKEVKVQPLHVKDASQDKEVKVQPLHVKDISQDKEMKAITPDAKKTSKNADTTVSEFPKDQQYKEQATDEKISQISKEVRTTPLFKAQAVVEHTTTEQIVQAKASSSISTEQKTPKDRADETLKLLLRGEKPAISNSIMTADFSVATAKVIAPSAASDAAKSLEKLLHGESSSSEQTTSTSKIDGLTTHKVDSFEVKLNEAKQMIKYLSTDVKTAIEDYKSPFTRVKVQLNPQRLGEIDLTIVQRGKNLHVNISSNNTAVNTLAMNANELRVQLSNNGINNATLNFSNNSQNGDSNAGGQHQQKQNGQQAHKEYNYFDNEEANEEILSSLEIIVPHYG; this is encoded by the coding sequence ATGATTTCATTAGATATAAAAAGTGAAGCTAAAACTGCGTCTTCACCTCTAAATTTGTCAACTCCAAAGGATGAGCCAAAACTATCATTCTCAGAACTTTTAAAAGGTCAGAGTGAGAAAAAAGATGGTAAGCTTATTCAAAACGGCGCTTTGATACTATCGCTTGGTGAACAGGTAAAAGAGAGCAGTGGCTCAAAAACTGTATCAAAAGCAGATATGCTTATATCTCTTTTGAAAAATGAAGATAGTTTAGATGAGAATATAGAAGAGTTAATGGAGCTTAATCCAAAATTAGTATCTTCTTTAAGTGCAAAAGAGATAAAAACCTTAGTCTTTGAGGCAAAAGATTACTTAAAAACGAAGATAGAGGGTAGTGATGATTATAAAAAATCACTTATTAAAGAGCTCCCACATACCCTTAAAGGTTTAACTGAAGTTGCTAAAAAACTCGGTATTGATATTAGTAAAATAACACTAGAAGACGTTAAAGTTCAATCTGATTCAAAAGTTCAATCTGATTCAAAAGTTAAAACTCCAGAGATAAGAGTTGATACTTCTCATGTAAAAGATACATCACAAGATAATAAGGCAAAAGTTCAACCTCTGCATGTAAAAGATATACCACAAGATAAAGAGGTAAAAGTTCAACCTCTGCATGTAAAAGATACATCACAAGATAATAAGGCAAAAGTTCAACCTCTGCATGTAAAAGATATACCACAAGATAAAGAGGTAAAAGTTCAACCTCTGCATGTAAAAGATGCATCACAAGATAAAGAGGTAAAAGTTCAACCTCTACATGTAAAAGATATATCACAAGATAAAGAGATGAAAGCAATCACTCCGGATGCCAAAAAAACATCAAAAAATGCAGATACCACAGTGAGTGAATTTCCAAAAGACCAGCAATACAAAGAGCAAGCAACTGATGAAAAGATATCACAAATTTCAAAAGAAGTAAGAACTACACCACTTTTTAAGGCTCAGGCGGTTGTTGAACATACGACCACTGAACAGATTGTTCAGGCCAAAGCGAGCAGTTCAATAAGCACAGAGCAAAAAACACCAAAAGATAGAGCAGACGAAACATTAAAACTTCTTTTGCGGGGTGAGAAACCGGCTATAAGTAACTCAATAATGACGGCAGATTTTTCCGTTGCAACGGCTAAAGTGATTGCACCGAGTGCAGCTTCAGATGCCGCAAAATCATTAGAAAAACTTTTACACGGTGAATCTTCATCATCTGAGCAAACAACATCAACTTCAAAAATAGATGGGTTGACGACGCACAAAGTGGACAGTTTTGAAGTTAAGCTAAATGAAGCCAAGCAGATGATTAAATATCTTTCAACGGATGTGAAAACAGCGATAGAAGATTATAAGTCTCCATTTACCAGAGTAAAAGTTCAGCTCAATCCGCAAAGATTGGGTGAAATTGATTTGACTATAGTTCAAAGAGGTAAAAACCTACATGTAAATATCAGCTCGAACAACACTGCCGTAAATACTTTGGCGATGAATGCTAATGAGCTGAGAGTACAGCTAAGCAATAATGGAATAAATAATGCTACATTGAACTTTAGTAACAACTCACAAAATGGTGACTCTAATGCCGGTGGACAACATCAGCAAAAACAAAATGGGCAACAAGCTCATAAAGAGTATAACTATTTTGATAACGAAGAGGCGAATGAAGAGATTTTAAGCTCTTTAGAAATTATTGTGCCTCATTATGGTTAA